The following DNA comes from Pedobacter cryoconitis.
CGGGGAAGCAGGGGATTCAAAGAACCTGACTCCGAAATTTGAAGCCCAGAAAGATGTCTATAAAAGAAGTCTTCAATTGCTGGATGAAGCCAATTCAATTATCACTATTGCGATTAAGCCAGGTGTTGGTGCAGACAATTCAAACCTGGTTGTAGGCGGAGATATTTATGGATTAACTTATCTGCAATGGCAAAAAGTGATCAACAGTTACCGTTTAAGAGTATTGATCAGCTTAAGTAAACGTGCCGATGATAATGCAGACCTGAACGTTAAACAGCAATTTGCTGATATCCTGAATAATCCGGGTAAATATCCTATTCAAACGGGTAACAGTGATAACCTTGCTTTTAAATACAATGCGACCGTAAATAAGTTTATCTATAACCCTGATGAGACTTATAACGTATTTGAAAATCTGGGCAAAACTTATCTTGACCTGACTACTGCAAATCAGGACCCGCGTACTTTTATAGCGGCGACGCCTGCACCAGCTGAAATTAAAGCAGGTAAAACAGTGAGTGATTTCACTGCTTATGTTGGTGGAAGTACTGCATTGACACAGAGTACGCTTTCTGCAAATGATGCGAAAGGCATGTATTCTTATGTAAACTATAAACGTTATTTCACCACTTTCACCGGGCCGGACCCAGCAGTCATGATCGGCTATCCGGAGTTGTGTTTTAACATTGCCGAAGCGATTAACAGAGGCTGGGCAGCTGGTTCTGCGGCAAACTGGTACCAGAACGGGATAAAAGCTTCGATCAGTTTCTACGGATTAACCGAAGGACAGAGTTATGATATCGGTGATGTTAAAGGGGTAACTTTAGGTAAGGTGACGATCAAAATCAATGATTTCCTGAACCACCCGAATGTGGTTTATAAAGGTGACAATGCAGACGGACTTAAACAGATCCTTCAACAAAAATACGTAGCCTTTTTTGAGAACTCTGCCTGGGAAGCCTTCTATAACTGGCGCCGGACTGGAATTCCCGAATTTGCCAATAACGGCCCTGGTATTAATCCTTCAGGTGTGATCCCAGTTCGCTGGCAATATCCGCTCGACGAGCAAAATAACAATACTTCAAATTATAAAGCAGCCGTTAGTGCGCAATATGGAGGTAATGATGAGGTGAATCAGAAAATGTGGTTACTTAAATAAACTTTGATAAATATATGAAAGCAATAGTCGTTTTATTCTTCTCCGCATTGGCCAGTCTGCAAGTTTCAGGTGCAACGGTTAATGATACTACCAGGTTAGTTCCTGTTCAGGGGGCTGTAAATTTCAGAGATCTTGGCGGTTATCAAACCAATGATGGAACACATGTGAAATGGGGTAAGGTTTACCGCTCCGCAGGAATCAGTAAACTAACGGATGCAGATCTTAAATTGCTGGCACAAAAGCATATCAAGTCTGTAGTTGATTTTCGGAGTGATGAAGAAGTAGCGAAAGCGAAAGACCGTTTACCTGCTGGCGCCTCCTACTTACAATTAGCTGCGGGTAGTGAAGGTTTGGGTAATATGATGGCTATACTGCCGAAACTTACTAGTGGAGACTCCTTAATGATCTCATTTTATAGTCAGACTGCACACTTGAAAGATAAGTACAAGCCATTTTTTCAGGAGTTGTTGAAAATGCCTGATACGGATGCTTTACTATTTCATTGTACCGCAGGAAAAGATCGTACAGGAATAGGGGCGGCACTCTTTTTACATGCCTTAGGGGTGTCTGATGAAATTGTTTTACAAGATTATCTGGCTACGAACGAATATCGTAAAGCAGAGAATGAGAAGATGGTGAAAATGATGACGCAATTCGGTATTAAGGAGCAGGTAGCCCGTGATATGGCTGGAGTTAAACCTGAATATCTGATTGCTACTGTAAAAGCGATTATGCAGCAGTATGGAAGTGTAGATCAGTTTATGACAGAAGAATTAGGCCTTAAAGCCGATGATATTGCACTTTTAAAGAAGAAATATACAAACTAACTCAATGCGAAACGGGCTGCCTTTATTCAAGGCAGCCCGTTTTTTTATTTGATATTATCTTAATTATTTAATCGCTTCTAATTTCATCAATCCATAAAATAAGGCTGAAGCATGTAAGGACTGCTCTATTTTATTGTCAACAAGAAGTTGTTTAACTTCTTCGATTGTATATTCTTCGACATTTAAGATCTCATGTTCATCCAGCTCCTGTTCTTGTGTTTGAATACCACCAGTTAACAGATAAGTAAATGTCCTGTTATCAGCTGTCGCCGGATTAGGATAAAGTGTTGCAATTAACTCACAGCTTTCAAAAGAATAACCGGTTTCTTCCAGTAACTCTCTTTTAACACCATGTTCCGGATCTTCTCCCGGCTCAATAACACCACCGGGTATCTCTAATGAAATGATATCTGCTGCATGGCGGTACTGACGCACCAAAATCAATTTGTTATCTTTTGTTAATGCAACCGCATTGGCCCAATCAGGATATTCCAGTACGTAATAATCATCTTTGA
Coding sequences within:
- a CDS encoding SusD/RagB family nutrient-binding outer membrane lipoprotein, encoding MKLNIIKITSVIAIALILGSCQKGDLLSNPNVANENSNIPVSLLLNHLTWSMYRGGGVVEKTSNAVGEEPFGQLSKWNQFTVSTNAYYRATNAYAFSNTATAYDLLRYVKQMESQAQVQLGTTNSVYSALGRFFKAYSFVWLTQRVGDIPAGEAGDSKNLTPKFEAQKDVYKRSLQLLDEANSIITIAIKPGVGADNSNLVVGGDIYGLTYLQWQKVINSYRLRVLISLSKRADDNADLNVKQQFADILNNPGKYPIQTGNSDNLAFKYNATVNKFIYNPDETYNVFENLGKTYLDLTTANQDPRTFIAATPAPAEIKAGKTVSDFTAYVGGSTALTQSTLSANDAKGMYSYVNYKRYFTTFTGPDPAVMIGYPELCFNIAEAINRGWAAGSAANWYQNGIKASISFYGLTEGQSYDIGDVKGVTLGKVTIKINDFLNHPNVVYKGDNADGLKQILQQKYVAFFENSAWEAFYNWRRTGIPEFANNGPGINPSGVIPVRWQYPLDEQNNNTSNYKAAVSAQYGGNDEVNQKMWLLK
- a CDS encoding tyrosine-protein phosphatase, encoding MKAIVVLFFSALASLQVSGATVNDTTRLVPVQGAVNFRDLGGYQTNDGTHVKWGKVYRSAGISKLTDADLKLLAQKHIKSVVDFRSDEEVAKAKDRLPAGASYLQLAAGSEGLGNMMAILPKLTSGDSLMISFYSQTAHLKDKYKPFFQELLKMPDTDALLFHCTAGKDRTGIGAALFLHALGVSDEIVLQDYLATNEYRKAENEKMVKMMTQFGIKEQVARDMAGVKPEYLIATVKAIMQQYGSVDQFMTEELGLKADDIALLKKKYTN
- a CDS encoding NUDIX hydrolase; this translates as MEIKKWEKLSSRYLVQERWATLRVDTCKLQNGAVKDDYYVLEYPDWANAVALTKDNKLILVRQYRHAADIISLEIPGGVIEPGEDPEHGVKRELLEETGYSFESCELIATLYPNPATADNRTFTYLLTGGIQTQEQELDEHEILNVEEYTIEEVKQLLVDNKIEQSLHASALFYGLMKLEAIK